GCAGGGTTTGGACTTGGTTGAGGTGGCGCCTGCGGCTAAGCCTCCGGTGTGCCGTATAATGGACTACGGCAAGTACCGCTACGAGCAGAGCAAGAGAGAGCGCGAGGCCCGGAAGCGGCAGCGGGTAATCAACATAAAGGAAGTCAAGTTGCGCCTGGGCATCGAAGAGCACGACTTTCAGGTCAAGGCCAAGAACGCCAGCCGCTTTCTCAAGGACGGAGACAAGGTTAAAGTGACGGTAATGTTCCGGGGAAGAGAAATATCCCACGCCGAACTGGGCCATCGGCTCTGTGAACGTCTGGTGCGGCAATTATCCGACCTAGCCCTGGTAGAAAAGGAACCTTCCGTGGAGGGCAGGAACCTGATAATGATCCTGGCACCTCGGCAGGAGATAGTCAAGGAATAAGGGAGGAAGTACAGTATATGCCGAAGATGAAAACGCACCGGGGAGCAGCCAAGCGCTTCCGCTATACCGGCGCCGGCCGCATTAGGCGGGCCAAGGCCTACAAGAGTCATTTGCT
This genomic window from Clostridia bacterium contains:
- the infC gene encoding translation initiation factor IF-3, translated to MRIHGSLNKCGGDRKIGKDLRINEEIRAREVRLIGTNGQQLGIVPLREALQVAHEQGLDLVEVAPAAKPPVCRIMDYGKYRYEQSKREREARKRQRVINIKEVKLRLGIEEHDFQVKAKNASRFLKDGDKVKVTVMFRGREISHAELGHRLCERLVRQLSDLALVEKEPSVEGRNLIMILAPRQEIVKE
- the rpmI gene encoding 50S ribosomal protein L35; translation: MPKMKTHRGAAKRFRYTGAGRIRRAKAYKSHLLAKKSSRRKRRLGQLVLVNPSDQSHVRRLLPYS